A stretch of the Acyrthosiphon pisum isolate AL4f chromosome A2, pea_aphid_22Mar2018_4r6ur, whole genome shotgun sequence genome encodes the following:
- the LOC100166319 gene encoding spindle assembly abnormal protein 6 homolog isoform X2, which produces MGSKIYKGPKYVLKIIELNEFKNLCHLAIEMSKASDSDVAKNICKKMTSIKNVIELKDKETENLKRELLKLHTEVANKNNELEKFQSSMNHEKINLTAKQEQVIDQWKEKYEKLDAERMKQLREMHEEMIAQQERLSTSLQATIKSQNKEIQSLLTQSENRSEQISEMSIRMKTLESKNKTLIEETTSLINTNDNLISDRDIKKKIIERMQNHILSLENEIKQNTKLLQKQNNYYEISNKLQEQLSIVLKENEELKKHNEGNMKSMCDELKQANKIIKKLHDSNQEQTQKLILSKDIALKQKEDIHTYQSENTKLSKSLEEKISSIENLNIQLLETKSRLTVVEQNLKEKEERLASNDKVIHWLNSKLNNCEIIAKSSSNCGVLSETTDATKNTNAKSVEKFSTSTPATGETDNSKPKSSSNGRKLNSKALSSNISETLTNNTKRSAPIRRVMYGPLSTAPYFAA; this is translated from the exons ATgggcagtaaaatatataaaggcCCTAAgtatgtattgaaaataattgaactAAATGAATTTAAGAACCTCTGTCATTTGGCGATTGAAATGTCTAAAGCATCTGATTCTGATGTAGCAAAAAACATATGCAAAAAAATGACGTCAATCAAA aatgTAATTGAATTAAAAGATAAAGAAACTGAAAACTTAAAACGAGAACTCTTAAAACTCCATACTGAAGtggcaaacaaaaataatgagttAGAAAAATTTCAATCATCAATGAACcatgaaaaaattaacttaactgccAAACAAGAACAAGTTATAGACCAATggaaagaaaaatatgaaaaa TTGGATGCGGAACGGATGAAACAACTGCGTGAAATGCACGAAGAAATGATTGCACAACAGGAAAGACTAAGTACTTCTCTACAGGCGACtattaaatcacaaaataaagaaattcaAAGTCTATTAACTCAATCAGAAAACAGATCTGAACAAATTag TGAAATGTCAATTCGCATGAAAACATTGGaatccaaaaataaaactttaattgaAGAAACTACATCCCTAATAAATACCAATGATAACTTAATATCAGACagagatattaagaaaaaaataattgaaagaaTGCAAAATCATATCTTGTCTTTagaaaat gaaattaaacaaaacactAAGTTACTtcagaaacaaaataattattatgagataTCTAATAAGCTTCAA gaacagttatcaattgttttaaaagaaaatgaaGAATTAAAGAAACACAATGAAGGCAACATGAAATCAATGTGTGATGAATTGAAAcaagcaaataaaataataaaaaaactacatGATTCCAATCAGGAGCAGACACAGAAG CTTATATTAAGCAAAGACATTGCATTGAAACAAAAAGAAGACATTCATACATATCAGAGTGAAAACACAAAGTTGTCTAAATCCCTTGAAGAAAAAATTTCCAGTattgaaaatctaaatattCAACTACTGGAAACTAAAAGTCGGCTCACAGTGGTTGAACAAAACTTAAAAGAAAAAGAAGAGCGTTTGGCCAGCAACGATAAGG TGATTCATTGGTTAAACAGCAAGTTGAACAATTGTGAGATTATAGCAAAGTCGTCTAGTAATTGTGGTGTGTTATCAGAAACAACTGATGCAACAAAAAACACTAATGCCAAAAGCGTGGAAAAATTTTCGACATCGACTCCAGCCACTGGTGAAACG GACAATAGTAAGCCTAAATCATCTTCCAATGGTCGAAAACTGAACTCGAAAGCCTTGAGCTCTAATATCAG TGAAACATTGACAAATAACACAAAGAGAAGTGCACCGATCCGGCGTGTCATGTATGGACCACTCAGTACTGCTCCTTACTTTGCAGCCTga
- the LOC100166319 gene encoding spindle assembly abnormal protein 6 homolog isoform X1 yields MKGQMYSKLKNVYVKDTWHNEKVALDIVVTVEQIFRDNEKTIFISASDENDPLFYLTSNVTEESFRTIKESQDLVVSFDGFPNQIIQLLNNSDVTGDDGPKFKLLIQDEYMGSKIYKGPKYVLKIIELNEFKNLCHLAIEMSKASDSDVAKNICKKMTSIKNVIELKDKETENLKRELLKLHTEVANKNNELEKFQSSMNHEKINLTAKQEQVIDQWKEKYEKLDAERMKQLREMHEEMIAQQERLSTSLQATIKSQNKEIQSLLTQSENRSEQISEMSIRMKTLESKNKTLIEETTSLINTNDNLISDRDIKKKIIERMQNHILSLENEIKQNTKLLQKQNNYYEISNKLQEQLSIVLKENEELKKHNEGNMKSMCDELKQANKIIKKLHDSNQEQTQKLILSKDIALKQKEDIHTYQSENTKLSKSLEEKISSIENLNIQLLETKSRLTVVEQNLKEKEERLASNDKVIHWLNSKLNNCEIIAKSSSNCGVLSETTDATKNTNAKSVEKFSTSTPATGETDNSKPKSSSNGRKLNSKALSSNISETLTNNTKRSAPIRRVMYGPLSTAPYFAA; encoded by the exons ATGAAAGGACAGATGTATTCCAAGTTGAAAAACGTATATGTGAAAGATACATGGCACAACGAAAAGGTTGCTCTAGACATTGTCGTTACGGTGGAACAAATTTTTCGAGACAATGAAAAA ACTATATTTATATCTGCTTCTGATGAAAATGACCCACTTTTCTACCTCACATCAAACGTTACTGAAGAGAGCTTTAGAACTATCAAAGAGTCTCAAGACTTGGTTGTCAGCTTTGATGGTTTTCCAAATCaaataatacaacttttaaataattcagaTGTAACTGGTGATGATGGACCTAA atttaaactGTTAATTCAAGACGAATATATgggcagtaaaatatataaaggcCCTAAgtatgtattgaaaataattgaactAAATGAATTTAAGAACCTCTGTCATTTGGCGATTGAAATGTCTAAAGCATCTGATTCTGATGTAGCAAAAAACATATGCAAAAAAATGACGTCAATCAAA aatgTAATTGAATTAAAAGATAAAGAAACTGAAAACTTAAAACGAGAACTCTTAAAACTCCATACTGAAGtggcaaacaaaaataatgagttAGAAAAATTTCAATCATCAATGAACcatgaaaaaattaacttaactgccAAACAAGAACAAGTTATAGACCAATggaaagaaaaatatgaaaaa TTGGATGCGGAACGGATGAAACAACTGCGTGAAATGCACGAAGAAATGATTGCACAACAGGAAAGACTAAGTACTTCTCTACAGGCGACtattaaatcacaaaataaagaaattcaAAGTCTATTAACTCAATCAGAAAACAGATCTGAACAAATTag TGAAATGTCAATTCGCATGAAAACATTGGaatccaaaaataaaactttaattgaAGAAACTACATCCCTAATAAATACCAATGATAACTTAATATCAGACagagatattaagaaaaaaataattgaaagaaTGCAAAATCATATCTTGTCTTTagaaaat gaaattaaacaaaacactAAGTTACTtcagaaacaaaataattattatgagataTCTAATAAGCTTCAA gaacagttatcaattgttttaaaagaaaatgaaGAATTAAAGAAACACAATGAAGGCAACATGAAATCAATGTGTGATGAATTGAAAcaagcaaataaaataataaaaaaactacatGATTCCAATCAGGAGCAGACACAGAAG CTTATATTAAGCAAAGACATTGCATTGAAACAAAAAGAAGACATTCATACATATCAGAGTGAAAACACAAAGTTGTCTAAATCCCTTGAAGAAAAAATTTCCAGTattgaaaatctaaatattCAACTACTGGAAACTAAAAGTCGGCTCACAGTGGTTGAACAAAACTTAAAAGAAAAAGAAGAGCGTTTGGCCAGCAACGATAAGG TGATTCATTGGTTAAACAGCAAGTTGAACAATTGTGAGATTATAGCAAAGTCGTCTAGTAATTGTGGTGTGTTATCAGAAACAACTGATGCAACAAAAAACACTAATGCCAAAAGCGTGGAAAAATTTTCGACATCGACTCCAGCCACTGGTGAAACG GACAATAGTAAGCCTAAATCATCTTCCAATGGTCGAAAACTGAACTCGAAAGCCTTGAGCTCTAATATCAG TGAAACATTGACAAATAACACAAAGAGAAGTGCACCGATCCGGCGTGTCATGTATGGACCACTCAGTACTGCTCCTTACTTTGCAGCCTga
- the LOC100160902 gene encoding cullin-1 — MSNRRDGMSSKQIYDLDTIWGDLKNGIEHVYNRQSMPKPRYMELYTHVYNYCTSVHLNPNKSASVTSSRSKKASSTSTAQVGGAQLVGLELYRRIKEFLRHYLVDLISRGANFMDEDVLSFYTREWEDYRFSSKVLNGVCSYLNRHWVRRECEEGRKGIYEIYQLALVAWRDCLFQQLHKRVTNAVLKLIERERNGESINTRLVSGVINCYVELGLNEEEPTLKGQSLTIYKESFEKTFLEETKCFYIKESDQFLSNNTVTEYMKKAEQRLQEEQKRVRDYLHETTLVGLADTCERVLIRKHMEIFHAEFQNLLNFEKNDDLGRMYQLVSRIQDGLGELKNILECHILAQGQTAIEKCGEMAFNDPKTYVSVILNVHKKYNALVAVSFNNDSGFVAALDKACGGFINNNLVTRQYNSSSKSPEMLAKFCDLLLKKSSKNPEEAELEDTLNQVMIMFKYIEDKDVFQKFYSKMLAKRLVQHMSASDDAEASMISKLKQACGFEYTSKLQRMFQDIGVSKDLNEAFRKHVANSNMPHDIDFSIQVLSSGSWPFQYLLTFSLPSELERSVQRFTQFYSAQHSGRKLNWLYNMSKGELVTNCFKNRYTLQASTFQMAVLLQFNVQESWTVNQLSESTQLKTDYLIQVVQILLKAKLLTCNEDEANVEGNSLVKLFLGYKNKKLRVNINVPMKQEIKLEQESTHKHIEEDRKMLIQAAIVRIMKMRKVMKHQQLTAEVLTQLSSRFKPRVNVIKKCIDILIEKEYLERTEGQKDSYSYLA; from the exons ATGTCAAACCGGCGCGACGGTATGTCGTCGAAACAAATCTATGATCTTGACACCATATGGGGAGATTTGAAGAACGGAATTGAGCATGTGTACAACCGCCAATCGATGCCCAAGCCCAGGTACATGGAGCTATATACTCACGTTTACAATTACTGTACCAGTGTGCATTTAAATCCCAATAAAAGTGCATCCGTAACGAGTAGTCGTTCCAAAAAAGCATCATCGACGTCTACAGCACAGGTCGGTGGTGCTCAGTTAGTGGGCCTAGAGTTATACCGTAGGATTAAGGAGTTCTTGAGGCACTACCTGGTGGACTTGATCAGCCGTGGTGCTAATTTTATGGACGAAGATGTGCTGTCTTTCTATACCCGTGAGTGGGAAGACTACAGGTTTAGTTCAAAAGTATTGAATGGTGTTTGTTCATATCTAAATCGACATTGGGTACGCAGGGAATGCGAAGAAGGCCGTAAaggtatttatgaaatatatcaaCTTGCATTAGTGGCATGGCGAGACTGCCTGTTTCAGCAACTACATAAACGTGTCACCAATGCTGTCCTAAAATTGATTGAACGCGAACGAAATGGTGAATCAATCAACACACGTCTGGTTAGTGGTGTAATTAACTGTTATGTTGAGCTTGGCTTAAACGAAGAAGAGCCAACCCTAAAAGGTCAAAGTTTGACAATTTATAAAGAATcttttgaaaaaacatttttagaagaaactaaatgtttttatattaaagagaGTGATCAATTTTTGTCCAATAATACAGTAACCGAGTATATGAAAAAGGCAGAGCAACGTTTACAAGAAGAACAAAAACGAGTGCGGGATTATCTACATGAAACTACATTGGTTGGTCTTGCAGATACTTGTGAAAGAGTGCTGATTAGAAAACACATGGAAATTTTCCATGCTGAATtccaaaatttattaaattttgaaaagaaCGATGATCTCGGTCGAATGTACCAATTAGTCTCACGTATACAAGATGGTCTTGGCgagttgaaaaatatactaGAATGTCATATATTGGCACAGGGTCAAACTGCTATCGAAAAATGTGGTGAAATGGCTTTTAATGACCCAAAAACCTACGTCAGTGTTATcctaaatgtacataaaaaatacaatgcaCTGGTTGCCGtatcatttaataatgattCAGGATTTGTTGCTGCTTTGGACAAGGCCTGTGGAGGATTCATTAATAACAACTTAGTCACAAGACAATACAACTCAAGTTCTAAAAGTCCAGAGATGTTGGCCAAATTTTGTGATCTGCTGTTGAAAAAATCTAGTAAGAACCCAGAAGAAGCCGAACTCGAAGATACATTAAACCAA gtaatgattatgtttaaatacattgaaGATAAAGATGTGTTCCAAAAGTTCTACAGTAAAATGCTTGCCAAACGACTCGTTCAACATATGTCTGCCAGTGACGATGCAGAAGCCTCAATGATATCTAAACTGAAACAAGCCTGTGGGTTCGAGTACACTTCAAAACTTCAACGTATGTTCCAAGACATTGGTGTGTCCAAAGATCTTAACGAGGCTTTTAGAAAGCACGTAGCTAATTCAAACATGCCTCATGATATTGACTTTAGCATACAAGTTTTATCATCGGGTTCATGGCCCTTCCAGTATCTTCTTACATTTTCACTGCCGTCCGAATTGGAACGTTCCGTTCAAAGGTTTACCCAATTCTACAGTGCCCAGCATTCAGGTCGTAAACTCAACTGGCTGTATAATATGTCCAAAGGTGAATTGGTTACTAACTGTTTCAAAAATCGGTATACGTTACAAGCCTCCACTTTTCAAATGGCcgttttattgcaatttaatgTTCAAGAGTCGTGGACAGTTAACCAACTGTCAGAATCAACACAGCTGAAAACCGACTATTTGATACAGGTCGTACAGATATTGTTGAAAGCAAAACTCCTGACATGCAATGAAGATGAGGCAAATGTGGAAGGTAATTCCCTTGTAAAGCTTTTTCTCGGGTACAAGAACAAGAAGTTGCGCGTGAACATCAACGTCCCGATGaaacaagaaataaaattagaacAAGAGAGTACACACAAGCATATCGAGGAAGACAGGAAAATGCTGATACAAGCTGCTATTGTGAGAATCATGAAAATGCGGAAAGTCATGAAGCACCAACAGCTGACGGCCGAGGTCTTAACACAACTGTCGTCGAGATTTAAGCCTAGAGTCAACGTCATAAAAAAGTGTATAGACATCCTGATCGAAAAAGAGTACCTAGAGAGAACCGAGGGACAGAAAGATTCGTATAGTTACTTGGCTTAA
- the LOC100162923 gene encoding anamorsin homolog: MDTKVDLLKLLDDNRLTVAQGMSDRKNVLFVVGKSSAVKELEEFASCNADRANVKIEIVENIGLATDGPLYSAILSGFGADDNVSCDLNLLPTYTTLLTAGGTLIAKTDVGTEDALVKRMKLCGFLNVAKSESVPGVVVGNMPTYKVGSSDKVTLNPEMKENVVSAWKLDDNNSETISEDDLLEADDLIKPDSSSLRVCATTKKAKACKDCSCGLAEELEANRLKDTPKPDTSNAKSSCGSCYLGDAFRCASCPYLGMPAFRPGEKVQLAGNLLQDDF, from the exons ATGGACACCAAAGTTGATCTGCTGAAATTGTTGGACGACAATCGTTTGACCGTTGCGCAAGGGATGTCCGACCGAAAAAACGTATTATTCGTCGTCGGCAAGTCGTCTGCCGTCAAGGAATTAGAAGAGTTCGCTAGTTGTAATGCCGACAGGGCCAACGTGAAAATCGAAATTGTCGAAAACATTGGCCTTG CGACCGACGGACCATTGTACAGCGCCATTCTATCGGGCTTCGGGGCAGATGACAATGTGTCGTGCGACTTGAATTTATTACCAACATACACTACACTGCTGACTGCTGGCGGCACGCTGATCGCGAAAACCGATGTAGGGACTGAGGATGCGCTCGTGAAACGTATGAAACTGTGCGGTTTCCTTAATGTTGCTAAGAGTGAATCTGTTCCAGGAGTGGTTGTCGGCAATATGCCCACGTACAAG GTTGGGTCCAGCGACAAAGTCACGTTGAATCCAGAGATGAAAGAAAATGTTGTTTCAGCATGGAAGTTGGACGATAATAATTCCGAAACAATATCTGAAGATGATTTATTAGAAGCCGATGATTTAATAAAACCGGATTCTTCCTCACTCAGAG TGTGCGCTACTACCAAAAAAGCTAAGGCTTGCAAAGACTGTAGTTGTGGATTAGCAGAAGAACTTGAAGCCAATCGTCTCAAGGATACACCCAAACCAGACACTTCCAATGCCAAGTCGTCTTGTGGAAGT TGTTATCTAGGTGATGCATTCCGCTGTGCAAGTTGTCCGTATCTGGGTATGCCAGCTTTCAGACCTGGCGAGAAGGTTCAACTCGCCGGAAACTTGTTACAGGACGATTTCTAA